Proteins from a genomic interval of Hydrogenophaga sp. PAMC20947:
- the rpmF gene encoding 50S ribosomal protein L32: MAVQQNKKSPSKRGMHRSHNALNVPGIAVEPTTGEVHLRHHISPNGFYRGRQVLKNKSEA; encoded by the coding sequence ATGGCCGTCCAGCAAAACAAAAAGTCCCCTTCCAAGCGCGGCATGCACCGTTCGCACAATGCACTGAACGTGCCCGGTATCGCAGTTGAGCCAACCACCGGCGAAGTGCACCTGCGTCACCACATCAGCCCCAACGGTTTCTACCGTGGCCGGCAAGTGTTGAAGAACAAATCCGAAGCCTGA
- a CDS encoding S49 family peptidase, translated as MNDDLPEMPLSHPGRRAADSGWERETLEKLLFASLREQRSARRWRLFLRLLWLAVIGAAFWYIFNVQSGTVAISTPHTAVIEIRGEIASGVEASAENVVSSLKTAFEDKGARAIVLLIDSPGGSPVQAGIINDEITRLKALHGKKVYAVVEETCASAAYYIAAAADGIYVDKASLVGSIGVLMDGFGFTGLMDKLGIERRLMTAGANKALLDPFSPQDERQTAYIQTMLTEIHAQFIDAVKKGRGDRLKETPETFSGLVWSGQQAVEQGLADGLGSLDSVARDVVKAEEIVDYTQRENLGMRLARQFGASVGRGIFFAARSEGVQLK; from the coding sequence ATGAACGACGACCTGCCCGAAATGCCCCTTTCCCACCCCGGTCGACGCGCTGCCGACAGCGGTTGGGAGCGAGAGACGCTGGAAAAATTGCTGTTTGCATCCCTCCGTGAGCAGCGATCAGCGAGGCGCTGGCGTTTGTTTCTTCGGCTGTTGTGGCTGGCCGTGATCGGGGCCGCATTCTGGTACATCTTCAACGTGCAAAGCGGTACTGTCGCCATCAGCACGCCCCACACCGCCGTGATTGAAATCCGCGGTGAAATTGCTTCGGGCGTCGAGGCCAGCGCCGAAAACGTGGTCAGTTCGCTGAAAACCGCGTTTGAAGACAAGGGCGCTCGAGCCATTGTTCTGTTGATCGATTCACCCGGCGGCAGCCCCGTTCAAGCCGGCATCATCAACGATGAAATCACCCGCCTCAAGGCATTGCATGGCAAAAAGGTCTATGCGGTGGTGGAAGAAACGTGTGCTTCGGCCGCTTATTACATCGCTGCAGCGGCAGATGGCATCTATGTGGACAAAGCCAGTCTGGTCGGCAGTATTGGCGTGCTGATGGATGGCTTCGGTTTCACGGGCCTGATGGACAAACTGGGGATTGAGCGCCGCCTCATGACGGCCGGGGCCAACAAGGCCTTGCTGGATCCGTTCAGCCCCCAGGATGAGCGCCAAACGGCCTATATTCAAACCATGCTGACGGAAATCCACGCGCAGTTCATTGACGCTGTCAAAAAAGGTCGTGGGGATCGTCTCAAAGAAACACCTGAGACCTTCAGCGGGCTGGTCTGGAGCGGTCAACAGGCCGTTGAACAGGGTCTGGCGGACGGATTGGGCAGCCTCGATTCCGTGGCGCGCGATGTGGTCAAAGCAGAAGAGATTGTGGACTACACCCAGCGCGAAAACCTCGGGATGCGATTGGCTCGGCAATTCGGGGCCAGCGTGGGCCGGGGCATATTTTTCGCCGCGCGCTCAGAAGGTGTTCAGCTGAAGTGA
- a CDS encoding Rieske 2Fe-2S domain-containing protein has translation MPEAPEVSPNDHDPLHALCRSGELANGGQAVPFDVVYSGQTCRAFAVRFEEEVHAYLNRCAHVAMEMDWQPNRFFDDTGRWLLCATHGAVYQPDTGVCRGGPCRRGLVKIPLVERDGVVFWQSQYPFHPPEF, from the coding sequence ATGCCTGAAGCGCCAGAGGTTTCTCCCAATGATCACGACCCGCTGCACGCCTTGTGCCGCAGCGGTGAGTTGGCCAATGGGGGGCAGGCGGTCCCCTTTGATGTGGTTTATTCGGGTCAGACGTGCCGCGCCTTTGCGGTGCGCTTTGAAGAAGAGGTGCATGCCTACCTGAACCGCTGCGCCCATGTGGCCATGGAAATGGATTGGCAACCGAACCGGTTTTTCGACGACACCGGGCGGTGGTTGCTGTGCGCCACCCACGGTGCGGTGTACCAGCCCGATACGGGCGTCTGTCGCGGAGGACCTTGTCGTCGCGGATTGGTCAAGATCCCGCTGGTTGAGCGCGACGGGGTGGTGTTCTGGCAGTCACAATACCCGTTCCACCCTCCGGAATTTTGA
- a CDS encoding H-NS histone family protein has protein sequence MANYSELMAQAQSLMAQAEQARKAELASVVAEIKAKMKEYGITAADLGGVGGKKTAKSKSSAPAKFKGPNGELWAGGPGRKPEWVRNVLASGKSIEDFRI, from the coding sequence ATGGCAAATTACTCTGAACTCATGGCGCAGGCCCAATCTCTGATGGCTCAGGCCGAGCAGGCTCGCAAAGCCGAACTCGCCTCGGTGGTCGCAGAAATCAAAGCCAAAATGAAAGAGTACGGCATCACGGCAGCCGATCTGGGTGGTGTTGGTGGCAAGAAAACGGCCAAATCCAAATCATCCGCTCCCGCCAAGTTCAAAGGCCCCAATGGCGAGTTGTGGGCTGGCGGCCCTGGGCGCAAGCCAGAATGGGTCCGCAATGTGCTCGCATCGGGCAAGAGCATCGAAGACTTCCGGATCTGA
- a CDS encoding YceD family protein, protein MTAPTKSTWNPKRLDVRAFALAGGQLGSAEGDGQFDRLQAECAPGTDGLEPVSWHVQGEMRAQGAGKVQPWLHLEAEGALSVVCQRCLGPVKVPLVVDRWYRFVADEAAAEAEDEDSEEDVLALEPRPDLEDLLEDELLMALPLVPMHEVCPEPVVMSVADEAVSLGQDEEPRKNPFAELARLKK, encoded by the coding sequence ATGACAGCACCCACCAAATCCACCTGGAATCCCAAACGCCTGGATGTTCGCGCCTTTGCCTTGGCTGGCGGACAGCTGGGGTCTGCCGAGGGCGACGGCCAGTTCGATCGCCTGCAGGCTGAGTGTGCGCCGGGCACGGACGGCCTTGAGCCTGTGAGCTGGCATGTGCAAGGGGAGATGCGCGCTCAAGGGGCTGGCAAGGTGCAGCCCTGGCTGCACCTGGAGGCAGAGGGTGCACTTTCGGTGGTGTGCCAGCGCTGCCTGGGCCCGGTCAAGGTGCCCCTGGTGGTGGACCGCTGGTACAGGTTTGTGGCAGACGAGGCAGCAGCCGAAGCGGAAGATGAGGACAGCGAGGAAGATGTGCTCGCCCTGGAGCCCAGGCCCGATCTGGAGGACCTGCTGGAAGATGAGCTGCTGATGGCATTGCCCCTGGTCCCCATGCACGAAGTCTGTCCTGAGCCGGTGGTGATGAGCGTTGCCGATGAGGCCGTTTCGCTGGGACAGGACGAAGAGCCCCGCAAGAATCCGTTTGCAGAGTTGGCCCGTCTGAAAAAGTAG
- a CDS encoding Maf family nucleotide pyrophosphatase: MPSPFPSPELSSGRPLILGSTSRYRQELLTRLGRPFQTVAPEVDETPQPGESPADLAVRLAMAKAWEVARRFPEAVVIGSDQVADLHGTPLGKPGTHERAVAQLQRMRGETVVFQTAVAVVCQATGFERCDLAAVRVVFRHLGDAEIETYLRTEQPYDCAGSAKSEGLGIALLERIDNDDPTALIGLPLIRTCQLLRAAGVSIL; encoded by the coding sequence ATGCCCTCCCCCTTTCCATCCCCAGAGCTGTCCAGCGGCCGCCCCCTCATCCTGGGATCTACCTCGCGTTACAGGCAGGAGCTGCTGACCCGGCTTGGCCGTCCTTTCCAGACTGTTGCGCCCGAGGTTGATGAAACGCCGCAACCCGGAGAGAGCCCTGCAGACTTGGCCGTTCGGCTGGCTATGGCCAAAGCCTGGGAGGTCGCACGGCGGTTCCCAGAAGCGGTGGTGATCGGCAGCGATCAGGTCGCCGATCTTCATGGCACCCCTTTGGGCAAACCCGGCACGCACGAGCGTGCTGTGGCGCAACTGCAGCGCATGCGGGGGGAGACCGTGGTGTTTCAGACCGCTGTCGCCGTGGTCTGCCAGGCAACGGGTTTTGAACGGTGCGATCTGGCTGCCGTGCGCGTGGTCTTTCGCCACCTGGGTGACGCCGAAATTGAGACCTACCTTCGGACCGAACAACCCTACGATTGCGCCGGGAGCGCCAAGAGCGAAGGCTTGGGCATCGCTCTGCTGGAGCGCATCGACAACGATGACCCCACCGCGCTCATTGGCCTTCCGCTGATTCGCACCTGTCAATTGCTGCGCGCCGCTGGCGTGTCCATCCTGTGA
- the plsX gene encoding phosphate acyltransferase PlsX has translation MITVAVDCMGGDVGLASTMPACAAFLASHPEAHLLLVGQTEALQAYPDLVNHLRCRVVQASEVVEMHDPVEVAMRKKKDSSMRVAIQQVKDGNAQAVVSSGNTGALMAIARYLLKTLDGIDRPAIASQMPNTLGGATTVLDLGANVDCSAEHLFQFAVMGSALVAAISGKEEPTVGLLNVGEEVIKGSDVIKRAGVLLRNAASSGDLNFYGNVEGNDIFKGTVDIVVCDGFVGNVALKASEGLAKMIGDFIKAEFSRSIMTKLGAIFAYPVIAAFKRRMDYRRYNGAALLGLRGLVFKSHGSADAFAFEQALARAYDAAHNGLLEKVQQRIAHAAPLLAPESTLAS, from the coding sequence ATGATCACCGTTGCTGTGGATTGCATGGGCGGCGATGTGGGACTTGCGTCCACCATGCCGGCTTGTGCGGCGTTTTTGGCCAGCCATCCTGAGGCGCACTTGCTTCTGGTTGGGCAGACCGAGGCGCTTCAGGCATACCCCGACCTGGTCAATCACCTGCGCTGCCGGGTTGTGCAGGCTTCTGAGGTTGTGGAGATGCACGACCCCGTCGAAGTTGCCATGCGCAAGAAGAAGGATTCTTCGATGCGGGTGGCGATCCAGCAGGTGAAGGATGGCAATGCCCAGGCGGTTGTGTCATCTGGCAATACGGGTGCTTTGATGGCCATCGCCCGGTATCTGCTCAAGACCCTGGATGGCATTGATCGCCCCGCTATCGCGAGCCAGATGCCCAATACGCTCGGTGGTGCCACAACGGTGCTGGATCTCGGTGCCAATGTGGACTGCAGTGCCGAGCACCTCTTTCAGTTTGCCGTGATGGGCTCCGCGCTGGTGGCCGCCATTTCTGGGAAGGAAGAGCCCACCGTGGGCCTGCTCAATGTGGGTGAAGAGGTGATCAAAGGCAGCGATGTGATCAAAAGAGCCGGTGTGTTGCTCCGAAACGCAGCCAGCAGCGGTGATTTGAACTTCTATGGCAATGTCGAAGGCAACGACATTTTTAAGGGCACTGTCGACATCGTGGTCTGTGATGGCTTTGTGGGCAATGTCGCACTGAAGGCCAGTGAAGGCTTGGCCAAGATGATCGGAGATTTCATTAAAGCTGAGTTTTCTCGCAGCATCATGACGAAATTGGGTGCGATCTTCGCTTATCCCGTGATCGCCGCGTTCAAGCGGCGCATGGACTACAGGCGCTACAACGGCGCGGCCTTGCTGGGTTTGCGCGGTCTGGTGTTCAAGAGCCATGGATCGGCTGACGCCTTTGCATTCGAGCAGGCGCTGGCCCGGGCTTATGATGCTGCCCACAACGGCTTGCTGGAAAAAGTGCAACAACGCATTGCCCATGCCGCGCCTTTGCTGGCGCCTGAGAGCACACTGGCGAGTTGA
- a CDS encoding HAD-IA family hydrolase, translated as MSARQFDLIAFDWDGTLFDSTAIITRSIQAAVRDVGGTVPSQQQASYVIGMGLMQALAHAAPDVPQDRYPQLGERYKHHYEQQQDDISLFDGVLPMLTELKQRAHWLSVATGKSRSGLNVALRAVALQGLFDGSRTADETAGKPSPLMLHELMKEFGVDPRRTLMIGDTTHDLQMALNAGCPSVGVSYGAHEPDAFDALMPLFVAHSVPELHDWLRENA; from the coding sequence ATGTCCGCTCGCCAATTTGACTTGATTGCCTTTGACTGGGATGGCACCCTGTTCGACTCGACCGCCATCATCACCCGCAGCATTCAGGCTGCGGTGCGCGATGTGGGTGGGACCGTGCCCAGTCAGCAGCAGGCCAGTTATGTGATCGGAATGGGCCTTATGCAAGCGCTGGCCCATGCTGCGCCCGATGTGCCGCAGGACCGCTATCCCCAGTTGGGGGAGCGCTACAAACACCATTACGAGCAGCAGCAGGACGACATCAGCCTGTTTGACGGCGTGTTACCCATGCTCACGGAACTCAAACAGCGCGCGCATTGGCTTTCAGTGGCCACTGGCAAGAGCCGAAGCGGATTGAATGTGGCGTTGCGCGCCGTGGCATTGCAGGGTTTGTTTGATGGATCGCGCACCGCAGATGAGACGGCAGGCAAGCCCAGCCCTTTGATGCTGCACGAATTGATGAAAGAATTCGGCGTTGACCCTCGGCGGACCCTGATGATTGGTGACACCACGCACGACCTGCAGATGGCATTGAATGCCGGTTGCCCCAGCGTGGGTGTCAGCTACGGAGCGCACGAGCCAGATGCATTCGACGCTTTGATGCCGCTGTTTGTGGCGCATTCGGTGCCTGAGCTGCATGACTGGCTGCGAGAAAATGCCTGA
- a CDS encoding RluA family pseudouridine synthase, which yields MTNKPIVQSAAAVQYITVDDESAGQRLDNFLIRILKGVPKTHVYRIIRSGEVRRNKGRIQADERLVQGDVLRIPPIRVSEAALEKSANPAPPREFPILFEDDAFLAIGKPAGVAVHGGSGVSFGVIEQLRQARPQATSLELVHRLDRETSGLLLIAKKKRALRALQDQFRERSTGKTYLTVVKGAWPQKLKVLDQPLHKYLLPDGERRVKVVSSDHPDAMPSLTLVRPIQRLAAPPGCEKECPEGLTLLEVTIKTGRTHQIRVHLASAGYVIAGDDKYGDFELNRSLARSGLKRMFLHAWRLRLNHPISEEPMELVSQLPVELQNWVKALAQLPS from the coding sequence GTGACCAACAAACCTATCGTTCAGTCTGCCGCTGCAGTGCAATACATCACGGTAGACGATGAGTCTGCCGGTCAGCGGCTGGACAACTTCCTCATCCGCATTCTGAAAGGCGTACCAAAGACCCACGTCTACCGCATCATCCGCTCGGGAGAGGTGCGGCGCAACAAGGGTCGCATCCAGGCCGACGAGCGCTTGGTTCAGGGCGATGTGTTGCGCATTCCTCCCATTCGGGTATCGGAAGCGGCGCTCGAAAAATCCGCTAACCCGGCCCCGCCTCGGGAGTTTCCGATTCTTTTTGAGGACGATGCCTTCCTGGCCATTGGAAAACCTGCTGGCGTTGCCGTTCATGGGGGAAGCGGGGTGAGTTTTGGCGTGATTGAGCAGTTGCGCCAGGCGCGCCCGCAAGCAACTTCGCTGGAACTGGTTCATCGGCTGGACCGTGAAACGAGTGGATTGCTGTTGATCGCCAAAAAAAAGCGCGCGCTGAGAGCATTGCAAGACCAGTTTCGGGAGCGGTCAACGGGAAAAACCTATTTGACGGTGGTTAAAGGCGCGTGGCCCCAAAAACTCAAGGTATTGGATCAGCCGCTGCACAAATACCTGCTGCCAGATGGAGAGCGGCGGGTCAAAGTTGTGTCTTCCGACCACCCGGATGCAATGCCTTCGCTCACCTTGGTTCGCCCCATTCAGCGGCTGGCCGCGCCTCCCGGTTGCGAAAAGGAGTGCCCAGAAGGTTTGACGCTGCTGGAGGTCACCATCAAGACCGGACGCACACACCAGATCCGGGTGCATTTGGCCAGCGCGGGTTATGTGATCGCCGGAGATGACAAATACGGTGATTTTGAGCTCAATCGAAGTTTGGCCCGTTCGGGCCTGAAACGCATGTTTTTGCACGCTTGGCGGTTGCGTCTCAATCACCCCATCAGCGAAGAGCCGATGGAGTTGGTATCGCAATTGCCGGTTGAATTGCAAAATTGGGTAAAAGCCCTAGCCCAACTGCCCTCATAG
- the galU gene encoding UTP--glucose-1-phosphate uridylyltransferase GalU produces MMQIRKAVFPVGGLGTRFLPATKAIPKEMLPVVDKPLIQYAVEEAYAAGIREMVFVTGRNKRAIEDHFDTAYELEAELEAAGKHALLDLVNSIKPDDMDCVYVRQPKALGLGHAVLCAERLVGDEPFAVLLADDLMLGRDQSRGGPTVLQQMVQAYASHPGTILAVQDVPREDTRRYGVVDVKGVSAPVAEVFAMVEKPRPEVAPSTLAVAGRYILTPAVFERIRQQPRGAGGEIQLTDGIASLIGSERVYAFRYDGRRYDCGSKEGFLEATIDLALANPELSASVRAHMVKALA; encoded by the coding sequence ATGATGCAGATTCGAAAAGCCGTTTTTCCGGTGGGTGGGCTCGGTACCCGTTTTTTGCCAGCGACCAAGGCTATTCCAAAAGAAATGCTGCCCGTGGTGGACAAACCGCTGATCCAATACGCGGTTGAAGAGGCGTATGCCGCCGGCATTCGTGAAATGGTCTTTGTGACGGGGCGCAACAAGCGCGCGATTGAAGACCATTTCGATACCGCCTACGAGTTGGAGGCTGAGCTGGAGGCCGCCGGCAAGCACGCCTTGCTGGATTTGGTGAATTCGATCAAACCCGACGACATGGATTGTGTCTATGTGCGCCAGCCTAAAGCACTGGGACTGGGGCATGCGGTTTTGTGTGCCGAGCGCCTGGTCGGTGACGAGCCTTTTGCGGTGCTGTTGGCTGACGACCTGATGCTCGGGCGTGATCAATCCCGCGGTGGCCCCACGGTGCTGCAGCAAATGGTGCAGGCTTACGCGAGCCACCCCGGGACCATTCTTGCGGTGCAAGACGTGCCGCGAGAAGACACGCGACGCTATGGCGTGGTTGACGTCAAGGGCGTGAGCGCGCCTGTTGCCGAGGTGTTTGCCATGGTGGAAAAGCCCCGGCCCGAGGTGGCGCCTTCCACCCTGGCCGTGGCAGGACGGTACATCCTCACGCCTGCCGTGTTTGAGCGCATTCGCCAGCAACCTCGGGGGGCCGGAGGTGAAATTCAGCTGACCGATGGCATTGCGTCATTGATCGGCTCCGAGCGCGTGTATGCCTTTCGCTACGATGGCCGTCGCTATGATTGTGGGAGCAAAGAGGGCTTTCTGGAGGCCACGATCGATCTGGCCTTGGCCAATCCCGAGCTCAGTGCTTCGGTCAGGGCCCATATGGTGAAGGCCTTGGCCTGA
- a CDS encoding SAM-dependent methyltransferase: MKPGTPAIGTLFLIPTPLDFGCLLPDATPDPISRWLPSDTLTTASRLTHWITENAKSTRAFLKRVDSLHSLAAPLQAQNITELPRQVHKKGDHTPATAGDAEARALLAPLLMGHDIGLVSEAGMPAIADPGSSIVRAAHAMGAPVHPMTGPISLMLALAASGLNGQNFAFVGYVPQSVDERAKRLRELETLSLKTGQTQILIETPYRNAALLSSLIQSLHPHTRLAVSCALSLAAQTTRSALIADWKAHALQQALPLEAPAVFLIGR; the protein is encoded by the coding sequence GTGAAGCCCGGCACCCCCGCCATCGGAACCTTGTTTCTGATTCCAACCCCTCTGGACTTTGGATGCCTGCTACCGGACGCCACCCCCGACCCCATCAGCCGGTGGCTGCCGTCTGACACCCTCACCACCGCGTCCCGACTGACCCACTGGATCACAGAAAACGCCAAAAGCACCCGGGCCTTCCTCAAACGGGTGGACAGCCTTCACAGCCTTGCCGCTCCGCTGCAAGCGCAAAACATCACGGAACTGCCCCGCCAGGTCCACAAAAAAGGCGACCATACGCCGGCGACCGCCGGTGATGCTGAGGCCAGAGCTCTGTTGGCCCCGTTGCTCATGGGGCATGACATAGGGCTCGTCAGCGAGGCGGGCATGCCGGCCATCGCTGATCCTGGCAGCTCGATCGTTCGTGCAGCACACGCCATGGGCGCCCCGGTGCACCCGATGACGGGTCCGATCTCGCTCATGCTGGCGCTGGCAGCCAGTGGACTCAATGGCCAGAATTTTGCGTTTGTGGGCTACGTCCCCCAAAGCGTGGACGAGCGCGCCAAACGCCTGCGTGAGCTGGAAACCCTGTCCCTGAAGACCGGGCAGACCCAGATCCTGATCGAAACACCCTACCGAAACGCGGCTTTGCTGTCGTCATTGATACAGAGCTTGCATCCCCATACCCGGCTCGCGGTCAGCTGTGCATTGAGCTTGGCCGCGCAAACCACCCGCAGTGCGCTCATCGCTGACTGGAAGGCACACGCCCTCCAGCAAGCGCTGCCGCTGGAGGCCCCAGCGGTCTTCCTGATCGGACGTTGA
- a CDS encoding Rne/Rng family ribonuclease, whose product MKRMLINATQAEERRLAIVDGQKLLDYEIEIEGREQRKGNIYQAVVTRVEPSLEACFVDYGEDRHGFLPFKEISRQYFAAGVSVNQARINDVIKEGQSLLVQVEKEERGNKGAALTTFVSLAGRYVVLMPNNPRGGGVSRRIEGEDRQELKQALDQLEYPNGMSIIARTAGIGRDAAELQWDLNYLLKLWTAIDGASKGGKGAFLIYQESSLVIRAIRDYFNGDIGEILIDTDDIFEQAHQFMAHVMPEHEQRVKRYRDDAPLFSRFQIEHQIETAYSRTVILPSGGAIVIDQTEALVAVDVNSARAIKGGDIEETATRTNLEAADEVARQARLRDLGGLIVIDFIDMDESKNRREVENRLRDALRQDRARVQFGSISKFGLLEMSRQRLKPTLSEGASIPCPRCGGSGHIRDTESSALQILRVIQEESLKDSTSAVLVQVPVEVASFLLNEKRTEITKIELKQRINVLLVPNKSLDTPNYKLERLKHDDARLDNLDVSYKMVAEVDDVASFTRRSQERTNKQEPVIKGVLPDGPAPVAAPKPEAHAAAPVISAPVQSAPLSAALAVAEKGFFGWLKGLFGMPETAAPAPVAPSTSAASAKTESREGRSDQQRREGRGGRGGRNGTGEGRNARDGNRNTRNSEGGRGGRTEGRNEERVEGRQGEARAEGRDTREGREPREPREGRGGERRGEGGRGEGRQGGRRDGRRDNQPGIDGAQAQPAATEESPSIESGDQQRRERRGRNDSRRRNPTGDDAAPAAAQALTTGVDVPASGAADDAALSDQQATGAPTEETGEPRAPRERRSRDRYGRDRRDRAPRESQDGEGNTAETVQAGESSATAESPAQEEAPARSSYFSMPVEATPAEAAPAAVAAPVEAPAPAAVAEAVPAPAPVREQRQRTAAVAPVEAPAPVVAPAPAPAPAPAPAPAPAPAPAPAPAPAPAVAVAVAAPSGLPKVEAYDLPLDAMNDVAAASGLQWVNSNPERVAQVQAAIAAEPKPKHVPREVQAAVLVAEGPLVLVETRKDLNDVTLPFESSSAG is encoded by the coding sequence ATGAAACGGATGTTGATCAACGCCACGCAGGCCGAAGAACGCCGCCTGGCGATCGTGGACGGGCAAAAACTGCTCGACTATGAAATTGAAATTGAAGGGCGCGAACAGCGCAAAGGCAATATCTACCAGGCCGTCGTGACGCGCGTAGAGCCTTCGCTTGAAGCCTGTTTCGTCGACTACGGTGAAGACCGCCACGGCTTCCTGCCTTTCAAGGAAATCTCGCGCCAGTATTTTGCAGCCGGCGTCTCCGTCAATCAGGCCCGCATCAACGACGTGATCAAAGAGGGCCAGTCCCTGCTGGTGCAGGTCGAAAAAGAGGAGCGCGGCAACAAGGGCGCTGCCCTGACCACCTTTGTCAGCCTGGCCGGCCGCTATGTGGTGCTGATGCCCAACAACCCACGCGGCGGCGGTGTGAGCCGGCGCATCGAAGGCGAAGACCGCCAGGAACTCAAGCAGGCCCTGGACCAGCTCGAATACCCCAACGGCATGAGCATCATTGCCCGTACCGCTGGTATCGGCCGCGATGCCGCCGAACTGCAGTGGGATCTGAACTACCTGCTCAAACTCTGGACCGCCATTGACGGTGCATCCAAAGGTGGCAAGGGCGCCTTCCTGATCTATCAGGAATCGAGCCTGGTGATTCGCGCCATCCGCGATTACTTCAATGGTGACATCGGCGAAATTCTGATCGATACCGACGACATCTTTGAGCAGGCGCACCAGTTCATGGCGCACGTCATGCCCGAGCACGAGCAACGGGTCAAGCGCTACCGCGACGACGCACCGCTGTTCAGCCGTTTCCAGATCGAACACCAGATCGAAACCGCCTACAGCCGCACGGTTATTCTGCCCAGCGGTGGCGCCATCGTGATCGACCAGACCGAAGCGCTGGTGGCTGTCGACGTGAACTCGGCACGCGCCATCAAGGGCGGCGACATTGAAGAAACCGCGACCCGCACCAATCTGGAAGCCGCCGACGAAGTGGCCCGCCAGGCGCGACTGCGCGATCTGGGCGGCCTGATCGTTATCGACTTCATCGACATGGACGAGTCGAAGAACCGCCGCGAAGTGGAAAACCGCCTGCGTGACGCACTGCGCCAAGACCGCGCCCGTGTGCAGTTTGGCTCCATCAGCAAGTTTGGCTTGCTGGAAATGAGCCGCCAACGCCTCAAGCCCACGTTGAGCGAAGGCGCCTCGATTCCTTGCCCCCGTTGCGGCGGCTCCGGCCACATCCGCGATACCGAGTCTTCGGCACTGCAGATCCTGCGCGTGATCCAGGAAGAGTCGCTCAAGGACAGCACGTCTGCCGTGCTGGTGCAGGTTCCAGTCGAGGTGGCCAGTTTCCTGCTCAACGAAAAACGCACCGAAATCACCAAGATCGAGCTCAAGCAGCGCATCAACGTGCTGCTGGTGCCCAACAAATCGCTGGACACACCCAACTACAAACTCGAACGCCTCAAGCACGACGACGCACGTCTCGACAACCTCGATGTGAGCTACAAGATGGTCGCCGAAGTGGACGACGTCGCCAGCTTCACACGCCGCAGCCAGGAGCGCACCAACAAGCAAGAGCCCGTTATCAAGGGCGTGTTGCCCGATGGTCCGGCACCTGTCGCAGCACCCAAGCCGGAAGCACATGCTGCAGCACCGGTGATCAGCGCGCCCGTGCAGTCGGCTCCCTTGAGTGCGGCTCTGGCCGTGGCTGAAAAGGGCTTCTTCGGCTGGCTCAAGGGCTTGTTCGGCATGCCCGAAACGGCTGCGCCTGCACCCGTGGCGCCTTCGACCTCAGCGGCTTCTGCCAAGACGGAATCCCGTGAAGGTCGGAGCGACCAGCAACGCCGCGAAGGACGCGGCGGTCGCGGTGGCCGCAATGGCACCGGTGAGGGCCGCAATGCCCGCGACGGCAACCGCAATACCCGCAACAGCGAAGGTGGTCGAGGCGGGCGCACAGAAGGCCGCAACGAAGAGCGGGTTGAAGGTCGCCAGGGCGAAGCGCGCGCTGAAGGCCGAGACACCCGTGAAGGTCGTGAACCCCGTGAACCCCGCGAAGGCCGCGGTGGCGAGCGCCGTGGAGAAGGCGGTCGAGGCGAAGGCCGTCAGGGTGGCCGACGCGATGGGCGCCGCGACAACCAGCCGGGCATTGACGGTGCACAAGCACAGCCAGCTGCAACGGAGGAATCCCCTTCGATCGAGTCTGGTGATCAGCAACGTCGCGAGCGCCGTGGACGCAACGACAGCCGCCGCCGCAACCCAACCGGGGACGATGCAGCGCCCGCCGCTGCCCAGGCCTTGACGACCGGGGTCGATGTTCCTGCGTCTGGCGCAGCCGATGACGCCGCGTTGAGCGATCAGCAGGCCACTGGCGCACCGACAGAAGAGACTGGCGAACCACGTGCTCCGCGCGAGCGCCGCAGCCGTGACCGCTATGGCCGCGACCGCCGCGACCGCGCACCCCGTGAATCGCAAGACGGTGAAGGCAACACGGCCGAGACTGTTCAAGCAGGTGAGTCCTCTGCTACCGCAGAATCCCCGGCACAGGAAGAAGCGCCTGCTCGCAGCAGCTATTTCTCGATGCCCGTGGAAGCGACGCCTGCCGAAGCCGCCCCTGCCGCTGTAGCAGCTCCGGTGGAGGCCCCTGCTCCTGCTGCAGTGGCTGAAGCCGTCCCGGCTCCGGCTCCCGTGCGTGAACAGCGACAGCGTACGGCTGCCGTGGCACCGGTGGAAGCTCCGGCGCCCGTCGTTGCTCCTGCTCCTGCTCCTGCTCCTGCTCCTGCTCCTGCTCCTGCTCCTGCTCCTGCTCCTGCTCCTGCTCCTGCTCCTGCTCCTGCTGTTGCTGTTGCTGTTGCTGCGCCCAGTGGACTGCCCAAGGTTGAAGCCTACGACTTGCCCCTGGATGCCATGAACGATGTAGCGGCAGCCAGTGGCCTGCAATGGGTGAACTCCAACCCCGAGCGGGTGGCACAGGTTCAGGCAGCGATTGCTGCTGAACCCAAGCCGAAGCACGTGCCCCGTGAGGTACAGGCCGCGGTGCTGGTTGCAGAAGGCCCTCTGGTGCTGGTCGAGACGCGCAAGGACTTGAACGACGTGACCTTGCCTTTTGAGTCCTCGTCAGCTGGCTGA